From Bdellovibrionales bacterium:
TTCTACTTTGTCAGAACACCTGTCACTATTCGTTAAGTTGTTGTTTGCGATAGGCCGAATCGATGGCGGCCTGTCGTTTTCGGTGGCGGACTTCCATCTGGCGGAGGATCTCTCCAAGGTGGTATCCCGTCGGGGAAGGAACTGGTTCAACAACGCGCGGATATCCGTGCCACTCAGCAACGGTCGGGTCTGCTGATGCAGTTGACGCTCTTCCAATAGAAACAGTATGGCCATCATGACCAGCGTCATGTGATGGTGCCAGCCCCGCCAACCCCGGACCTGGTAGTCGCCCAGCCCGACATCCTGTTTGCCTTGTTGCAAGGCGCGTTCGATCCAATAGCGCTGCCCTTGCATGAAGGCCAGCCGGGTGCCGGCGTGTCCGCCGGGGCGTTGCTGAGGCTGTATTTGATCTCGGTCGGCGTGTCGATCTCCCGGCGCACGATCATGCCATGGCCGGGCCTGGGCTTCCTCACCATCCCATAGCCACACCTGTCGATGCAGGATTTCCACTCGCAACGGGCCTTTCGTGCCGGCGCGCAAGGTGACCGATTGCCAGGCGGTGGCCGGTTGCTGCTGGGTCCAGAGGTCGACTCGCACCGCCAGGGTTTGCGCCCGCGGGCGGGTCGGGTGACGACCGTGGGTCGTTTTGGCTGGCGGGACGATCGGCTGCGGATCGTCCAGATAAATCCGCTGGTCCTTGTGCACATCCCCGACGAAGATCTCTCCTTGCGCGTCGAGGGCGCGCAGGAAGGTCG
This genomic window contains:
- a CDS encoding IS701 family transposase — encoded protein: MLAGIGQRFLDFCDRFGGHFRQRTRTVETAARHLCPGFAASGNQEHGTDGEAIPDADHQALQHMLSESAWSERAVLDHVAQEANRLLGGHADSALLIDESGCPKQGTHSVGVARQWCGQLGKVENCQVGVFAALSRGTGMTLIDERLFLPEAWTNDPARCQAAGIPKIQRGFQRKIDLALAMIAHARQQNIGFAWVGFDGFYGSDPTFLRALDAQGEIFVGDVHKDQRIYLDDPQPIVPPAKTTHGRHPTRPRAQTLAVRVDLWTQQQPATAWQSVTLRAGTKGPLRVEILHRQVWLWDGEEAQARPWHDRAPGDRHADRDQIQPQQRPGGHAGTRLAFMQGQRYWIERALQQGKQDVGLGDYQVRGWRGWHHHMTLVMMAILFLLEERQLHQQTRPLLSGTDIRALLNQFLPRRDTTLERSSARWKSATENDRPPSIRPIANNNLTNSDRCSDKVE